From Coffea arabica cultivar ET-39 chromosome 10e, Coffea Arabica ET-39 HiFi, whole genome shotgun sequence, one genomic window encodes:
- the LOC113711099 gene encoding uncharacterized protein isoform X5: MAWFSACSIPAVPLFLQVLGRFNRARAAQLTLPHYLCQTPLFMPVGTQGTIKGLTKNQLEEIGCQIILGNTYHLALRPTSELIDELGGLHKFMNWPRALLTDSGGFQMVSLLHLADITEKGVTFQSPVDGKPMLLTPEESIQIQNRIGADIIMALDDVVRTTITGPRIEEAMYRTLRWIDRCIAAHKRPNEQNLFGIVQGGLDPVLRDICVRGLVERNLPGYAIGGLAGGEDKDSFWRVVAQCTAALPEDKPRYVMGVGYPLDIVVCSALGADMYDCVYPTRTARFGTALVPEGVLKLKHQAMANDIRPIDPMCECMLSRDLHSSIVEGRFPEFVCKFLQTMFPKGDVPEWVCNAMEVAGIDISSCCHEMKV, translated from the exons ATGGCGTGGTTTTCAGCTTGTTCTATACCGGCTGTGCCTCTTTTTCTTCAG GTACTTGGAAGGTTTAATCGTGCCCGTGCAGCTCAACTCACTCTCCCTCACTATCTGTGCCAGACACCTTTGTTTATGCCAGTGGGTACCCAAG GAACTATAAAAGGTTTAACGAAGAATCAGCTGGAGGAAATTGGTTGTCAAATTATACTTGGGAACACATATCATCTAGCTTTACGTCCGACTTCTGAGCTCATTGATGAGTTGGGCGGTCTCCACAAATTCATGAACTGGCCAAGGGCACTGCTTACAGACTCTGGTGGTTTCCAAATG GTATCCTTATTGCATTTGGCTGACATTACAGAAAAGGGTGTCACATTTCAG TCACCTGTCGATGGGAAACCGATGCTTCTTACACCCGAAGAATCAATACAAATTCAA AACAGAATTGGAGCAGATATTATCATGGCCCTCGATGATGTTGTGCGAACCACTATCACAGGGCCTCGAATTGAAGAAGCAATGTACCGCACTCTTCGTTGGATAGACAGGTGCATAGCAG CTCACAAGAGGCCAAATGAACAAAATTTATTTGGGATAGTTCAGGGTGGTTTAGATCCAGTATTAAG GGATATATGTGTCAGAGGTTTGGTTGAACGTAATCTGCCTGG CTATGCTATTGGTGGTCTTGCAGGCGGTGAAGATAAAGATTCATTTTGGCGTGTTGTTGCTCAATGTACTGCTGCATTGCCTGAGGATAAGCCACGATATGTCATG GGTGTTGGTTACCCTCTAGATATTGTTGTTTGTAGTGCTTTAGGTGCTGACATGTATGATTGCGTGTATCCCACTCGTACAGCTCGCTTTGGCACAGCTCTTGTTCCAGAG GGAGTTTTGAAACTGAAACACCAGGCAATGGCTAATGATATACGTCCTATTGATCCCATGTGCGAGTGTATG CTTAGCAGAGATCTACACTCATCAATTGTTGAAGGACGGTTTCCAGA GTTTGTTTGCAAGTTTCTGCAGACAATG TTCCCAAAAGGTGATGTGCCTGAATGGGTTTGCAATGCCATGGAGGTTGCAGGAATCGACATTTCTTCATGTTGTCATGAGATGAAGGTTTGA
- the LOC113711099 gene encoding uncharacterized protein isoform X2, producing the protein MALKFEVLGRFNRARAAQLTLPHYLCQTPLFMPVGTQGTIKGLTKNQLEEIGCQIILGNTYHLALRPTSELIDELGGLHKFMNWPRALLTDSGGFQMVSLLHLADITEKGVTFQSPVDGKPMLLTPEESIQIQNRIGADIIMALDDVVRTTITGPRIEEAMYRTLRWIDRCIAAHKRPNEQNLFGIVQGGLDPVLRDICVRGLVERNLPGYAIGGLAGGEDKDSFWRVVAQCTAALPEDKPRYVMGVGYPLDIVVCSALGADMYDCVYPTRTARFGTALVPEGVLKLKHQAMANDIRPIDPMCECMVCKNYTRAYIHCLVTKDAMGSQLLSYHNLYYMMKLSRDLHSSIVEGRFPEFVCKFLQTMFPKGDVPEWVCNAMEVAGIDISSCCHEMKV; encoded by the exons ATGGCTCTTAAGTTTGAG GTACTTGGAAGGTTTAATCGTGCCCGTGCAGCTCAACTCACTCTCCCTCACTATCTGTGCCAGACACCTTTGTTTATGCCAGTGGGTACCCAAG GAACTATAAAAGGTTTAACGAAGAATCAGCTGGAGGAAATTGGTTGTCAAATTATACTTGGGAACACATATCATCTAGCTTTACGTCCGACTTCTGAGCTCATTGATGAGTTGGGCGGTCTCCACAAATTCATGAACTGGCCAAGGGCACTGCTTACAGACTCTGGTGGTTTCCAAATG GTATCCTTATTGCATTTGGCTGACATTACAGAAAAGGGTGTCACATTTCAG TCACCTGTCGATGGGAAACCGATGCTTCTTACACCCGAAGAATCAATACAAATTCAA AACAGAATTGGAGCAGATATTATCATGGCCCTCGATGATGTTGTGCGAACCACTATCACAGGGCCTCGAATTGAAGAAGCAATGTACCGCACTCTTCGTTGGATAGACAGGTGCATAGCAG CTCACAAGAGGCCAAATGAACAAAATTTATTTGGGATAGTTCAGGGTGGTTTAGATCCAGTATTAAG GGATATATGTGTCAGAGGTTTGGTTGAACGTAATCTGCCTGG CTATGCTATTGGTGGTCTTGCAGGCGGTGAAGATAAAGATTCATTTTGGCGTGTTGTTGCTCAATGTACTGCTGCATTGCCTGAGGATAAGCCACGATATGTCATG GGTGTTGGTTACCCTCTAGATATTGTTGTTTGTAGTGCTTTAGGTGCTGACATGTATGATTGCGTGTATCCCACTCGTACAGCTCGCTTTGGCACAGCTCTTGTTCCAGAG GGAGTTTTGAAACTGAAACACCAGGCAATGGCTAATGATATACGTCCTATTGATCCCATGTGCGAGTGTATG GTCTGTAAAAATTACACAAGGGCTTACATTCATTGCCTAGTAACAAAAGATGCTATGGGATCTCAACTTCTTTCATATCACAATTTATATTACATGATGAAG CTTAGCAGAGATCTACACTCATCAATTGTTGAAGGACGGTTTCCAGA GTTTGTTTGCAAGTTTCTGCAGACAATG TTCCCAAAAGGTGATGTGCCTGAATGGGTTTGCAATGCCATGGAGGTTGCAGGAATCGACATTTCTTCATGTTGTCATGAGATGAAGGTTTGA
- the LOC113711099 gene encoding uncharacterized protein isoform X4, giving the protein MAWFSACSIPAVPLFLQVLGRFNRARAAQLTLPHYLCQTPLFMPVGTQGTIKGLTKNQLEEIGCQIILGNTYHLALRPTSELIDELGGLHKFMNWPRALLTDSGGFQMVSLLHLADITEKGVTFQSPVDGKPMLLTPEESIQIQNRIGADIIMALDDVVRTTITGPRIEEAMYRTLRWIDRCIAGIYVSEVWLNVICLGGEDKDSFWRVVAQCTAALPEDKPRYVMGVGYPLDIVVCSALGADMYDCVYPTRTARFGTALVPEGVLKLKHQAMANDIRPIDPMCECMVCKNYTRAYIHCLVTKDAMGSQLLSYHNLYYMMKLSRDLHSSIVEGRFPEFVCKFLQTMFPKGDVPEWVCNAMEVAGIDISSCCHEMKV; this is encoded by the exons ATGGCGTGGTTTTCAGCTTGTTCTATACCGGCTGTGCCTCTTTTTCTTCAG GTACTTGGAAGGTTTAATCGTGCCCGTGCAGCTCAACTCACTCTCCCTCACTATCTGTGCCAGACACCTTTGTTTATGCCAGTGGGTACCCAAG GAACTATAAAAGGTTTAACGAAGAATCAGCTGGAGGAAATTGGTTGTCAAATTATACTTGGGAACACATATCATCTAGCTTTACGTCCGACTTCTGAGCTCATTGATGAGTTGGGCGGTCTCCACAAATTCATGAACTGGCCAAGGGCACTGCTTACAGACTCTGGTGGTTTCCAAATG GTATCCTTATTGCATTTGGCTGACATTACAGAAAAGGGTGTCACATTTCAG TCACCTGTCGATGGGAAACCGATGCTTCTTACACCCGAAGAATCAATACAAATTCAA AACAGAATTGGAGCAGATATTATCATGGCCCTCGATGATGTTGTGCGAACCACTATCACAGGGCCTCGAATTGAAGAAGCAATGTACCGCACTCTTCGTTGGATAGACAGGTGCATAGCAG GGATATATGTGTCAGAGGTTTGGTTGAACGTAATCTGCCTGG GCGGTGAAGATAAAGATTCATTTTGGCGTGTTGTTGCTCAATGTACTGCTGCATTGCCTGAGGATAAGCCACGATATGTCATG GGTGTTGGTTACCCTCTAGATATTGTTGTTTGTAGTGCTTTAGGTGCTGACATGTATGATTGCGTGTATCCCACTCGTACAGCTCGCTTTGGCACAGCTCTTGTTCCAGAG GGAGTTTTGAAACTGAAACACCAGGCAATGGCTAATGATATACGTCCTATTGATCCCATGTGCGAGTGTATG GTCTGTAAAAATTACACAAGGGCTTACATTCATTGCCTAGTAACAAAAGATGCTATGGGATCTCAACTTCTTTCATATCACAATTTATATTACATGATGAAG CTTAGCAGAGATCTACACTCATCAATTGTTGAAGGACGGTTTCCAGA GTTTGTTTGCAAGTTTCTGCAGACAATG TTCCCAAAAGGTGATGTGCCTGAATGGGTTTGCAATGCCATGGAGGTTGCAGGAATCGACATTTCTTCATGTTGTCATGAGATGAAGGTTTGA
- the LOC113711099 gene encoding uncharacterized protein isoform X3, with the protein MAWFSACSIPAVPLFLQVLGRFNRARAAQLTLPHYLCQTPLFMPVGTQGTIKGLTKNQLEEIGCQIILGNTYHLALRPTSELIDELGGLHKFMNWPRALLTDSGGFQMVSLLHLADITEKGVTFQSPVDGKPMLLTPEESIQIQNRIGADIIMALDDVVRTTITGPRIEEAMYRTLRWIDRCIAGIYVSEVWLNVICLGIYAIGGLAGGEDKDSFWRVVAQCTAALPEDKPRYVMGVGYPLDIVVCSALGADMYDCVYPTRTARFGTALVPEGVLKLKHQAMANDIRPIDPMCECMVCKNYTRAYIHCLVTKDAMGSQLLSYHNLYYMMKLSRDLHSSIVEGRFPEFVCKFLQTMFPKGDVPEWVCNAMEVAGIDISSCCHEMKV; encoded by the exons ATGGCGTGGTTTTCAGCTTGTTCTATACCGGCTGTGCCTCTTTTTCTTCAG GTACTTGGAAGGTTTAATCGTGCCCGTGCAGCTCAACTCACTCTCCCTCACTATCTGTGCCAGACACCTTTGTTTATGCCAGTGGGTACCCAAG GAACTATAAAAGGTTTAACGAAGAATCAGCTGGAGGAAATTGGTTGTCAAATTATACTTGGGAACACATATCATCTAGCTTTACGTCCGACTTCTGAGCTCATTGATGAGTTGGGCGGTCTCCACAAATTCATGAACTGGCCAAGGGCACTGCTTACAGACTCTGGTGGTTTCCAAATG GTATCCTTATTGCATTTGGCTGACATTACAGAAAAGGGTGTCACATTTCAG TCACCTGTCGATGGGAAACCGATGCTTCTTACACCCGAAGAATCAATACAAATTCAA AACAGAATTGGAGCAGATATTATCATGGCCCTCGATGATGTTGTGCGAACCACTATCACAGGGCCTCGAATTGAAGAAGCAATGTACCGCACTCTTCGTTGGATAGACAGGTGCATAGCAG GGATATATGTGTCAGAGGTTTGGTTGAACGTAATCTGCCTGGGTAT CTATGCTATTGGTGGTCTTGCAGGCGGTGAAGATAAAGATTCATTTTGGCGTGTTGTTGCTCAATGTACTGCTGCATTGCCTGAGGATAAGCCACGATATGTCATG GGTGTTGGTTACCCTCTAGATATTGTTGTTTGTAGTGCTTTAGGTGCTGACATGTATGATTGCGTGTATCCCACTCGTACAGCTCGCTTTGGCACAGCTCTTGTTCCAGAG GGAGTTTTGAAACTGAAACACCAGGCAATGGCTAATGATATACGTCCTATTGATCCCATGTGCGAGTGTATG GTCTGTAAAAATTACACAAGGGCTTACATTCATTGCCTAGTAACAAAAGATGCTATGGGATCTCAACTTCTTTCATATCACAATTTATATTACATGATGAAG CTTAGCAGAGATCTACACTCATCAATTGTTGAAGGACGGTTTCCAGA GTTTGTTTGCAAGTTTCTGCAGACAATG TTCCCAAAAGGTGATGTGCCTGAATGGGTTTGCAATGCCATGGAGGTTGCAGGAATCGACATTTCTTCATGTTGTCATGAGATGAAGGTTTGA
- the LOC113711099 gene encoding uncharacterized protein isoform X1, whose protein sequence is MAWFSACSIPAVPLFLQVLGRFNRARAAQLTLPHYLCQTPLFMPVGTQGTIKGLTKNQLEEIGCQIILGNTYHLALRPTSELIDELGGLHKFMNWPRALLTDSGGFQMVSLLHLADITEKGVTFQSPVDGKPMLLTPEESIQIQNRIGADIIMALDDVVRTTITGPRIEEAMYRTLRWIDRCIAAHKRPNEQNLFGIVQGGLDPVLRDICVRGLVERNLPGYAIGGLAGGEDKDSFWRVVAQCTAALPEDKPRYVMGVGYPLDIVVCSALGADMYDCVYPTRTARFGTALVPEGVLKLKHQAMANDIRPIDPMCECMVCKNYTRAYIHCLVTKDAMGSQLLSYHNLYYMMKLSRDLHSSIVEGRFPEFVCKFLQTMFPKGDVPEWVCNAMEVAGIDISSCCHEMKV, encoded by the exons ATGGCGTGGTTTTCAGCTTGTTCTATACCGGCTGTGCCTCTTTTTCTTCAG GTACTTGGAAGGTTTAATCGTGCCCGTGCAGCTCAACTCACTCTCCCTCACTATCTGTGCCAGACACCTTTGTTTATGCCAGTGGGTACCCAAG GAACTATAAAAGGTTTAACGAAGAATCAGCTGGAGGAAATTGGTTGTCAAATTATACTTGGGAACACATATCATCTAGCTTTACGTCCGACTTCTGAGCTCATTGATGAGTTGGGCGGTCTCCACAAATTCATGAACTGGCCAAGGGCACTGCTTACAGACTCTGGTGGTTTCCAAATG GTATCCTTATTGCATTTGGCTGACATTACAGAAAAGGGTGTCACATTTCAG TCACCTGTCGATGGGAAACCGATGCTTCTTACACCCGAAGAATCAATACAAATTCAA AACAGAATTGGAGCAGATATTATCATGGCCCTCGATGATGTTGTGCGAACCACTATCACAGGGCCTCGAATTGAAGAAGCAATGTACCGCACTCTTCGTTGGATAGACAGGTGCATAGCAG CTCACAAGAGGCCAAATGAACAAAATTTATTTGGGATAGTTCAGGGTGGTTTAGATCCAGTATTAAG GGATATATGTGTCAGAGGTTTGGTTGAACGTAATCTGCCTGG CTATGCTATTGGTGGTCTTGCAGGCGGTGAAGATAAAGATTCATTTTGGCGTGTTGTTGCTCAATGTACTGCTGCATTGCCTGAGGATAAGCCACGATATGTCATG GGTGTTGGTTACCCTCTAGATATTGTTGTTTGTAGTGCTTTAGGTGCTGACATGTATGATTGCGTGTATCCCACTCGTACAGCTCGCTTTGGCACAGCTCTTGTTCCAGAG GGAGTTTTGAAACTGAAACACCAGGCAATGGCTAATGATATACGTCCTATTGATCCCATGTGCGAGTGTATG GTCTGTAAAAATTACACAAGGGCTTACATTCATTGCCTAGTAACAAAAGATGCTATGGGATCTCAACTTCTTTCATATCACAATTTATATTACATGATGAAG CTTAGCAGAGATCTACACTCATCAATTGTTGAAGGACGGTTTCCAGA GTTTGTTTGCAAGTTTCTGCAGACAATG TTCCCAAAAGGTGATGTGCCTGAATGGGTTTGCAATGCCATGGAGGTTGCAGGAATCGACATTTCTTCATGTTGTCATGAGATGAAGGTTTGA